The Anabaena sp. WA102 genome contains a region encoding:
- a CDS encoding acyl-CoA dehydrogenase family protein: MDFAWNNQQIEFKKKVIHFAQQSLVSDLIEQDKEGIFNRDVWQKCCDFGIHGWTIPARYKEERRKPLKMWVTQEATFGL; encoded by the coding sequence ATGGATTTTGCTTGGAACAATCAGCAAATTGAATTTAAAAAAAAGGTGATTCATTTTGCTCAACAGTCATTAGTATCCGATCTGATTGAGCAGGACAAAGAGGGGATATTTAATCGTGATGTCTGGCAAAAATGCTGCGATTTTGGTATTCACGGATGGACTATTCCTGCCCGTTATAAGGAAGAACGCCGAAAACCCTTGAAAATGTGGGTGACTCAGGAAGCCACATTTGGGCTTTAG
- a CDS encoding acyl carrier protein, producing the protein MTENTTMTAENIEQMLKEFISQELAYDQPNLVLTNNLKIIEQRIVDSMDLFRLVRFVEEEIGIFWEPEELVLKNFETIDNITAYILRKLMS; encoded by the coding sequence ATGACCGAAAACACTACCATGACAGCAGAAAATATCGAACAAATGCTCAAAGAATTTATCAGCCAAGAGTTAGCATACGACCAACCCAACTTGGTTCTAACCAACAATTTAAAGATAATTGAGCAAAGGATCGTTGACTCAATGGATCTTTTTCGATTAGTTCGCTTTGTTGAAGAAGAAATTGGAATTTTTTGGGAACCTGAAGAACTTGTATTAAAAAACTTTGAAACAATTGACAATATTACGGCTTATATACTCCGCAAATTGATGTCATAG
- the efp gene encoding elongation factor P produces the protein MISSNDFRPGVSIVLDGSVWRVIDFLHVKPGKGSAFVRTTLKNVQSGKQLEKTFRAGESVPQATLEKVTMQHTYKEGNEFIFMDMETYEEGRLTSAQIGDRVKYLKDGMEVNVIRWGEQVLEVELPNSVVLEIVQTDPGVKGDTATGGTKPAILETGATIMVPLFIAQGERIKIDTREDKYLGRE, from the coding sequence ATGATCTCTAGTAACGACTTTCGACCTGGTGTTTCAATTGTATTAGATGGTTCGGTTTGGCGCGTGATAGATTTCCTTCACGTTAAGCCAGGCAAGGGTTCTGCCTTCGTGCGGACAACACTGAAAAACGTCCAAAGTGGGAAACAGTTAGAAAAAACTTTTCGGGCTGGAGAAAGCGTTCCCCAGGCAACTTTGGAAAAAGTGACGATGCAACATACCTATAAAGAGGGCAATGAGTTTATCTTTATGGATATGGAAACCTATGAGGAAGGTAGATTAACTTCAGCGCAAATTGGCGATCGCGTCAAGTACCTCAAAGATGGTATGGAAGTTAACGTGATTCGCTGGGGCGAACAAGTCCTAGAAGTAGAACTTCCTAATTCTGTAGTTTTGGAAATTGTGCAAACAGATCCCGGTGTCAAAGGTGATACTGCTACAGGTGGTACTAAACCCGCAATCCTGGAAACTGGGGCAACTATCATGGTTCCTTTATTTATTGCCCAAGGGGAACGGATTAAGATTGATACCAGAGAAGATAAGTATTTAGGCAGGGAATAA
- the accB gene encoding acetyl-CoA carboxylase biotin carboxyl carrier protein → MTLDFNEIRQLLVTIAQTDIAEVTLKNNEFELTVRKAVSFSNNAPGTVSGVVSAGVTQLVSTALPSSTEGAVTNKVVDNSVAQPPHSSSPINQKLVEVPSPMVGTFYRSPAPGEAAFVEVGDRVKAGQSVCIIEAMKLMNEIEAEVSGQVMEILVQNGEPVEYGQPLMRINPD, encoded by the coding sequence GTGACATTAGACTTTAATGAAATCCGTCAGCTATTAGTAACTATTGCCCAAACAGATATTGCGGAAGTTACCCTCAAAAATAATGAATTTGAGCTAACAGTCCGAAAAGCTGTCAGTTTTAGCAATAATGCTCCAGGAACAGTTAGTGGTGTGGTGAGTGCTGGTGTAACCCAGTTGGTATCTACAGCCTTACCAAGTTCCACTGAGGGGGCTGTAACCAATAAAGTTGTTGATAATTCAGTCGCACAACCTCCTCATTCTTCTTCACCAATTAATCAAAAATTAGTTGAAGTACCATCACCAATGGTAGGGACATTTTACCGTTCCCCAGCCCCAGGAGAAGCAGCGTTTGTGGAGGTAGGCGATCGCGTCAAAGCTGGTCAAAGTGTCTGTATCATTGAAGCTATGAAGCTAATGAACGAAATTGAAGCCGAAGTCTCTGGACAGGTGATGGAAATTTTAGTTCAAAATGGTGAACCAGTAGAATATGGTCAGCCTTTAATGAGAATTAACCCTGATTAA
- a CDS encoding GerMN domain-containing protein, which yields MNNQQRTNGVSSGLIAAISVAVVVVSGGMAWFSAHTPNNSTPDNSSQTIKQPIKQSTTQQGNEQTASIYWLRSKENRLDLVPQPFKVAATQPNQVLEAAFKTLLAGPSEGTDSTTIPQGTQLLGLKAENNDVHVNLSENFTTGGGSTSMMGRVGQVVYTATSLNPQAKVYIEVNGKLLEVLGGEGVELQQPLTRESFQKNYPL from the coding sequence ATGAATAACCAACAAAGAACTAACGGCGTTTCTTCTGGTCTGATAGCAGCTATTTCCGTAGCAGTGGTGGTGGTAAGCGGTGGTATGGCTTGGTTTTCTGCCCATACTCCTAATAATTCTACACCTGATAACTCTTCACAAACCATTAAACAGCCTATCAAGCAATCAACAACTCAACAAGGTAATGAACAGACTGCTAGTATATATTGGCTCAGATCCAAGGAAAATCGCCTGGATTTAGTTCCCCAACCCTTTAAAGTTGCTGCTACCCAACCCAATCAAGTTTTAGAAGCAGCATTTAAAACTTTATTAGCAGGTCCAAGTGAAGGCACAGACTCTACTACTATTCCCCAGGGTACTCAACTATTGGGACTCAAAGCAGAAAATAATGATGTTCATGTGAATTTGTCTGAAAACTTTACCACTGGTGGAGGTAGCACTTCTATGATGGGGCGTGTCGGACAAGTTGTATATACTGCTACTAGTTTAAATCCTCAAGCCAAAGTATATATTGAAGTCAATGGCAAACTTTTAGAGGTTTTAGGGGGTGAAGGTGTGGAATTACAACAACCTCTCACCCGCGAAAGTTTTCAGAAAAATTATCCGCTTTAG
- a CDS encoding amino acid adenylation domain-containing protein, producing the protein MLYLLHHLLASSARTHSDSVAIQQQERAITYTQLDEISNQLANTLNYAGIERGDRVGIYLDKSIESVIAIFGILKAGATYVPLDSNAPVKRIAFIVKNCQIKILITTKQRIDALGNTSLADLHSLSSVILTDEDERTSELFGKVFPWSEVLQAPCSPPLDPHLIENDLAYILYTSGSTGTPKGVMISHRASLTFVNWAYDTFQVTAEDRVSSHAPFHFDLSIFDIFTTIKAGGTVILLSAALSVFPINLAKFIAAERISIWYSVPSILTNLVLYGRLEQHTYPDLRSILFAGEVFPNKYLHQLMVHIPDAGYYNLYGPTETNVCTYYRVSPPDIETSEAVPIGQACANTEVFVLGTSNELVARGEVGELCVRGPGLMTGYWDLPEKTAQVLVPFTLHHGLGSEMIYRTGDLVKQSPEGDYIFLGRRDRMIKSRGYRIELGEIESVLYSHPALAEVAVIPIPDNEISNRIKAFVVTRGDNKDTEILNVQTLKSFCAERLPKYMVPDLFEFRSSLPQTSTGKIDKVQLSQETVS; encoded by the coding sequence ATGCTATATTTACTACACCATCTTCTCGCAAGTAGCGCTCGAACCCATAGCGATTCCGTTGCTATACAGCAGCAAGAGCGCGCCATTACCTACACTCAGTTAGACGAAATAAGTAACCAACTGGCAAATACCTTGAACTATGCAGGGATAGAACGGGGAGACCGAGTTGGCATTTACTTAGATAAGTCAATTGAATCTGTTATTGCTATATTTGGCATATTAAAGGCTGGCGCCACCTATGTACCGCTAGACTCTAACGCCCCAGTTAAACGGATTGCCTTTATTGTTAAAAACTGCCAGATTAAGATACTGATTACGACCAAGCAAAGAATAGATGCTTTAGGAAACACTTCCTTGGCAGACTTACATAGTCTCAGTAGTGTAATTTTGACAGATGAGGATGAGCGAACAAGTGAGTTGTTCGGAAAAGTCTTCCCATGGTCAGAGGTTTTACAAGCTCCTTGCAGCCCGCCACTAGACCCACATCTGATTGAAAACGACTTAGCTTATATTCTTTATACATCTGGCTCAACAGGAACCCCCAAAGGGGTGATGATTAGCCATCGTGCCTCTCTTACTTTTGTAAATTGGGCCTATGATACGTTTCAGGTGACTGCGGAAGACCGTGTCTCCAGTCATGCACCGTTCCATTTTGATCTTTCCATTTTTGATATCTTCACAACTATCAAAGCAGGGGGTACGGTCATTTTGCTCTCGGCGGCTTTATCAGTCTTTCCAATTAATCTGGCCAAATTTATTGCCGCAGAAAGGATTTCAATCTGGTATTCAGTCCCCTCTATTCTGACAAATTTAGTCCTATATGGTCGGTTAGAGCAACATACCTACCCCGATCTTAGAAGCATTCTGTTTGCAGGTGAAGTTTTTCCTAACAAATATTTGCATCAGTTGATGGTGCATATTCCAGATGCTGGCTATTACAACCTCTATGGTCCGACGGAGACAAATGTCTGCACATATTACCGAGTCTCACCGCCCGATATTGAAACAAGTGAAGCAGTTCCTATTGGACAAGCCTGTGCCAACACTGAAGTTTTTGTCTTGGGTACAAGTAATGAATTGGTAGCTAGAGGTGAAGTGGGTGAGCTTTGCGTGCGCGGTCCTGGGTTGATGACAGGCTATTGGGATTTGCCTGAAAAGACTGCTCAAGTCCTTGTTCCTTTTACATTGCATCATGGATTGGGATCGGAGATGATTTACCGCACGGGGGATCTTGTTAAACAATCTCCAGAGGGTGATTATATCTTTTTAGGTCGTAGAGATCGCATGATTAAGAGTCGGGGCTACCGGATTGAATTAGGTGAGATAGAGAGTGTTTTATATAGCCATCCCGCACTCGCAGAAGTCGCAGTAATTCCCATTCCCGACAATGAGATTAGTAACCGGATCAAGGCTTTTGTAGTAACGCGTGGTGATAACAAAGACACGGAAATTCTTAATGTACAGACTTTAAAATCCTTTTGTGCAGAACGGCTTCCTAAATATATGGTTCCCGATTTGTTTGAGTTCCGTAGCTCTTTACCCCAAACTTCCACTGGCAAGATAGACAAAGTTCAATTATCTCAGGAAACAGTATCATGA
- the thiL gene encoding thiamine-phosphate kinase yields MNNNLSSLRVRDIGEQGLLERLQRFCPPDIIGDDAAVLETLPNQSLIVTTDMLVDGVHFSDVTTSPEDAGWRAAAANLSDLAAMGATPMGITVGLGLPGDVTVNWVERLYQGMTECLSKYHVPIVGGDIVRSPITTLAITAFGQANPNFIIRRSTAQVGDAIVITGIHGASRAGLELLLNPEIGYNLKTASKAALITAHQRPKPRLDVLPILKEILTSPCPLPPAPCLFPISGMDSSDGLVDAVLQICRASQVGAVIESSKIPLPSAFEEWLTPEKSLEYVLYGGEDFELVLCLPPEPALALVQKLGTSAAIIGTITPGSNVILHQEKAEIPDQVLSLSQGFQHFAQ; encoded by the coding sequence ATGAATAATAATTTATCTTCCCTGCGAGTTCGAGATATTGGAGAACAAGGTCTTTTAGAAAGATTACAACGCTTTTGTCCACCCGATATCATTGGTGATGATGCCGCAGTATTGGAAACCTTACCAAATCAATCTTTAATAGTCACCACAGATATGCTCGTTGACGGTGTGCATTTTAGTGATGTTACCACCTCCCCAGAGGATGCTGGTTGGCGGGCTGCGGCGGCTAATTTATCCGACTTAGCAGCTATGGGGGCGACTCCTATGGGCATAACTGTGGGATTAGGTTTACCTGGAGATGTAACTGTAAATTGGGTAGAGCGACTATATCAGGGCATGACAGAATGCTTATCAAAATATCATGTTCCCATAGTAGGTGGTGATATAGTGCGATCGCCCATTACCACTTTAGCAATTACCGCCTTTGGTCAAGCCAACCCCAATTTCATCATCCGTCGTTCCACAGCCCAAGTAGGAGATGCTATTGTGATCACAGGTATACATGGAGCGTCCCGTGCGGGTTTAGAATTACTCTTAAATCCCGAAATAGGTTACAACCTCAAAACAGCATCCAAGGCAGCCTTAATCACCGCCCACCAGCGCCCCAAGCCACGTTTAGATGTCTTACCCATACTCAAAGAAATTCTCACCTCCCCCTGCCCCCTGCCCCCTGCCCCCTGCCTTTTCCCTATCTCTGGCATGGATAGTAGCGACGGTTTAGTAGACGCAGTATTACAAATTTGCCGAGCCAGTCAAGTCGGTGCAGTTATAGAATCTAGTAAAATCCCCTTACCATCAGCCTTTGAAGAGTGGCTAACACCAGAAAAATCATTAGAATATGTCCTCTACGGTGGCGAAGATTTTGAATTAGTCCTGTGTTTACCACCCGAACCAGCATTAGCATTAGTGCAAAAACTAGGCACAAGTGCAGCCATAATTGGCACAATTACCCCAGGCTCAAACGTGATTTTACACCAAGAAAAAGCAGAAATCCCCGACCAAGTTCTCAGCCTCAGCCAGGGATTTCAACATTTTGCTCAGTAG
- a CDS encoding type I restriction endonuclease subunit R, giving the protein MVSTVGITDTIKSLSDLQTRCHLHQAEDENFFNEWLTDLPQLNTQEQSGVTRIKQRYDYHRIDGLLLEGTINLLVVSPLLELAGFLDSPYRIRSPYGINLEIEEPEETIRGFIDVLVVQEKLWIFVVESKRNSIPVVAAIPQLLAYMLTTPHRDKSVFGMATNGDEFIFIKLAITDNPEYDVSRTFSLFPRRHELAEVLQILKRLGEACRGAGPAPS; this is encoded by the coding sequence ATGGTTTCTACTGTTGGCATTACAGATACCATTAAAAGTTTGAGTGATTTACAAACTCGTTGTCACTTACACCAAGCAGAAGATGAAAACTTTTTTAACGAATGGTTGACAGACTTACCCCAACTTAATACACAAGAACAATCGGGTGTTACTCGCATTAAACAGCGTTATGATTATCATCGCATTGATGGTCTATTATTAGAAGGGACAATTAATCTTTTAGTCGTTTCACCACTTTTGGAACTTGCAGGTTTTCTAGATTCACCTTACCGAATTCGTTCACCCTATGGCATAAATTTAGAAATTGAAGAACCAGAAGAAACAATTCGTGGTTTTATTGATGTCCTAGTTGTACAGGAAAAACTTTGGATTTTTGTGGTTGAATCTAAACGAAATAGCATTCCAGTTGTCGCAGCAATACCGCAGTTATTAGCCTATATGTTAACTACTCCCCACCGGGATAAATCAGTATTTGGTATGGCTACAAATGGCGATGAATTTATATTTATTAAACTAGCTATCACAGACAATCCTGAATATGACGTATCACGCACATTTTCCCTATTTCCCCGCCGACATGAATTAGCTGAAGTGTTGCAAATTTTAAAACGATTAGGAGAAGCCTGTAGGGGCGCAGGCCCTGCGCCCTCTTAA
- a CDS encoding peptidylprolyl isomerase: MLNLFKSWVKNSLKVILLLTIFLGTSTAGWTPASNAGLPAGNAITEGKALLRYALPIDNQPVRKLQASLEDISNQLRANKRWGAVNNDLKQALRILDKPSQILASVPEERQPQAEAWMTELKSGIIELQEVVKTKRKEPILDGRAKLLNLVSLLEESMVKEFPFEVPAEYSNLPQLKGRARIAFKTNKGDLTVVVDGYSAPVTAGNFVDLVQRGFYNGLEFTRSEESYFLQTGDPVGKEVGFIDPQTGKYRAVPLEILVKGEKEPTYGITLEEAGRYLDMPVLPFSSFGALVMARPENEANGGSSQVFFFLFEPELTPAGRNLLDGRYAVFGYLTEGREVLDKLKAGDKIESATVVKGIENLVQPQAA; the protein is encoded by the coding sequence ATGTTGAACTTATTTAAGTCCTGGGTGAAGAACAGCCTAAAGGTAATATTGCTATTAACAATATTTTTAGGCACAAGTACGGCTGGGTGGACTCCCGCTAGTAACGCCGGCTTACCAGCAGGAAACGCAATTACCGAAGGTAAGGCTTTGTTGCGCTATGCACTGCCAATAGATAATCAACCTGTCCGTAAACTGCAAGCCAGTTTAGAGGATATTTCTAACCAACTGCGGGCAAATAAACGATGGGGTGCAGTTAATAATGACCTCAAGCAGGCATTGCGGATACTCGATAAACCTTCCCAAATATTAGCAAGCGTTCCGGAAGAACGCCAACCTCAAGCCGAAGCTTGGATGACTGAATTGAAATCTGGCATCATAGAACTGCAAGAAGTGGTTAAAACTAAACGAAAAGAACCCATTCTTGACGGTAGAGCTAAATTACTCAATCTTGTCAGCTTGTTAGAAGAATCAATGGTGAAGGAATTCCCCTTTGAAGTCCCGGCTGAGTATAGTAACTTACCTCAACTCAAAGGACGCGCTAGGATTGCTTTCAAAACTAATAAAGGTGATTTGACTGTAGTTGTAGATGGCTATAGCGCTCCCGTGACTGCTGGTAACTTTGTTGATTTGGTACAAAGAGGTTTTTATAACGGTTTAGAGTTCACCCGTTCGGAAGAATCTTACTTTCTCCAAACCGGAGATCCTGTAGGTAAGGAAGTCGGTTTTATTGACCCTCAAACTGGCAAATATCGGGCTGTTCCTTTAGAAATTTTGGTCAAGGGCGAAAAAGAACCAACCTACGGTATTACTCTCGAAGAAGCTGGGCGTTATTTAGATATGCCAGTTTTGCCTTTTTCATCTTTTGGTGCTTTAGTTATGGCACGTCCAGAAAATGAAGCTAATGGTGGTTCTTCTCAAGTTTTCTTTTTCCTTTTTGAACCAGAACTTACTCCCGCAGGACGTAATCTTTTAGATGGTCGTTATGCTGTTTTTGGTTATTTGACTGAAGGTAGAGAGGTTTTAGATAAACTCAAAGCTGGTGATAAAATTGAATCAGCAACTGTTGTTAAAGGAATTGAAAATTTAGTTCAGCCTCAAGCAGCTTAA
- a CDS encoding acyl-CoA dehydrogenase family protein: protein MDFAWNNQQIEFKKKVIHFAQQSLVSDLIEQDKEGIFNRDVWQKCCDFGIHGWTIPARYGGQELDILTTAYGLQALGYACKDNGLMFAMNAHIWAGEMPLLAFGSEAQKQKYLPLLCREGWIAAHAATEPQAGSDIYSLKTTAQKNGDKYILNGHKHYVTNGTFADLFIIFATLDPALGKEGLTTFMIEKDTPGLVVHKRMSTMGVRTAEITELTLENCEVSVADRLGEEGAGLAIFNHSMEWERGFILSCAVGTMERLLEQSIRYARNHKQFGQAIGKFQLVANRLVEMKLRLENAKSYLYKVAWMKQNRQMALLEASMANLYISEAWVQLCMEAIEVHGAYGYLTNTELERELRDAIGSKFYSGTSDIQRLVISKFLGL, encoded by the coding sequence ATGGATTTTGCTTGGAACAATCAGCAAATTGAATTTAAAAAAAAGGTGATTCATTTTGCTCAACAGTCATTAGTATCCGATCTGATTGAGCAGGACAAAGAGGGGATATTTAATCGTGATGTCTGGCAAAAATGCTGCGATTTTGGTATTCACGGATGGACTATTCCTGCCCGTTATGGCGGACAAGAGCTAGATATACTTACTACGGCTTATGGCTTGCAAGCACTAGGTTATGCTTGCAAAGACAATGGATTGATGTTTGCAATGAACGCACATATCTGGGCTGGTGAAATGCCCCTGTTGGCCTTTGGGAGTGAAGCACAAAAGCAAAAGTATCTCCCATTGCTTTGTCGAGAAGGTTGGATTGCAGCCCACGCCGCCACTGAACCACAAGCGGGGTCTGATATCTATAGCCTCAAGACAACAGCCCAAAAGAATGGAGATAAATACATTCTCAACGGACACAAACACTATGTAACCAATGGAACTTTTGCAGACCTCTTCATCATTTTTGCTACCTTAGATCCAGCTTTGGGGAAAGAGGGTTTGACGACATTTATGATCGAAAAAGATACGCCTGGTCTGGTTGTCCACAAACGTATGTCTACTATGGGAGTACGTACCGCTGAAATAACAGAACTAACCTTGGAAAATTGCGAAGTATCTGTCGCTGATCGCTTAGGTGAGGAAGGAGCAGGTCTAGCCATATTTAATCATAGCATGGAGTGGGAGCGGGGATTTATTCTGTCCTGTGCTGTGGGAACAATGGAACGATTGCTGGAGCAGTCAATTCGTTATGCTAGAAACCATAAGCAATTTGGTCAAGCAATTGGCAAATTCCAATTAGTTGCCAACAGGTTAGTAGAGATGAAGCTGCGGTTGGAGAATGCCAAGTCTTATTTGTATAAAGTTGCTTGGATGAAACAAAATCGGCAAATGGCTCTTCTAGAAGCCTCCATGGCCAATCTGTATATTAGTGAAGCTTGGGTTCAGTTATGTATGGAAGCGATCGAGGTTCACGGTGCGTATGGTTATTTAACGAATACAGAGTTAGAACGAGAATTGCGAGATGCTATCGGTAGCAAATTCTACTCTGGTACCTCCGATATTCAGCGACTCGTTATTAGCAAATTCTTAGGATTGTAA